Proteins encoded together in one Deinococcus multiflagellatus window:
- a CDS encoding alpha/beta hydrolase codes for MAVSVQGQNVTFTPPAGAAGLIGDMTDWRKRAPLPVISGEPITLRLPRGAWVEYAWVDAAGEPFADPDNPHKSLNPWWPYPRAAVVGAYARHPLWLAPEARLKGTAHRLTWEGGVFPGTRRAIVYAPHGHQPGTALPLYYVQDGVAFYRTGKLGDLMDRAAEAGLMPPAAFVFVEPGDRNEEYYLNPRYLDFLTTEVMPRVEGELVTPSVRGLWGASLGGLTSLFLGAGHPELFSRVASHSGAFIARPGATRDGGIDTVGAGEWLLERLRQTPPSHLTVSLDTGVLEWLTGPNRRMAGLLAEAGVTHQYREYPSGHNWVTWREALPEALLFLQGAG; via the coding sequence ATGGCGGTTTCGGTACAGGGACAGAACGTGACTTTTACGCCCCCAGCGGGCGCGGCCGGGCTGATCGGCGACATGACGGACTGGCGCAAGCGCGCGCCTCTGCCCGTGATCAGTGGGGAGCCCATTACATTGCGGCTGCCGCGCGGCGCCTGGGTGGAATACGCGTGGGTGGACGCGGCGGGTGAGCCCTTTGCTGACCCCGACAACCCGCACAAGTCCCTGAACCCCTGGTGGCCGTACCCCCGGGCGGCCGTGGTGGGCGCCTACGCCCGCCATCCGCTGTGGCTGGCCCCCGAAGCGCGCCTGAAAGGCACCGCCCACCGCTTGACCTGGGAGGGCGGCGTGTTTCCCGGAACACGGCGGGCCATCGTGTACGCCCCGCACGGCCACCAGCCGGGCACCGCGCTGCCGCTGTACTACGTGCAGGACGGCGTGGCCTTTTACCGCACCGGCAAGCTGGGCGACCTGATGGACCGCGCGGCCGAAGCCGGGCTGATGCCGCCCGCCGCCTTCGTGTTTGTAGAGCCCGGCGACCGCAACGAGGAGTATTACCTCAACCCCCGGTACCTGGACTTCCTGACCACCGAGGTGATGCCCCGGGTGGAGGGTGAACTGGTCACCCCCTCGGTGCGGGGCCTGTGGGGCGCCAGCCTGGGCGGCCTGACCAGCCTGTTTCTGGGCGCAGGGCACCCGGAGCTGTTCTCGCGGGTGGCCAGCCACAGCGGCGCATTCATTGCCCGGCCCGGGGCCACCCGTGACGGCGGAATTGACACGGTGGGCGCCGGGGAATGGCTGCTGGAGCGGCTGCGCCAGACCCCGCCCAGCCACCTCACGGTCAGCCTGGATACGGGCGTGCTGGAGTGGCTGACCGGCCCCAACCGCCGCATGGCAGGCCTGCTGGCCGAGGCCGGCGTGACCCACCAGTACCGCGAATACCCCAGCGGCCACAACTGGGTGACGTGGCGCGAGGCCCTGCCCGAGGCGCTGCTGTTTCTGCAGGGCGCGGGCTGA